CGTCTCAATGGTGAAATCATTTGTTCAGTGGTTAGGTAGGTATGGCGACATCTCTTTGTTAAGGCTTTTTAACCATGCTGAGCCGATGAAATACTTGAACATTATTCAGTAGAATCCAAAAACAATGAGCACCCATTTCAGTAGCCATCGATTTATAAAACGTTCAGATCTGCACTTCATGCATTGCACCATTTTACAGTGGCATTGCTAAGATTTCAGATGCTCAAAATGCATTTCTTAACAGATGGCACAGAGCATATTTTTAGACTTGAGAGAGTGAATTAACACTTTTCTACTCAATTATAAGACCTTAGTCCTCACGCACAGTATCAACAGCTTCCACATGCGCTACTGAAATTTCTTGGGCAAAGTCTGCCATTCATGGAAATTCAGTCTAGTGCACACTTGCCTTTTCTTACTTCTTTTTACGTATAGTGTAAATATTGATTTCCTCTACTGACTGGATGCTGTCCTCATTGCTAGCCAATGCCTCTCCTTCAGGCCACTCTTGATCAGGTAGAATGATTCGGACAGCTGTGGTCACAGTTGCCGGTGTGGGTCCTGCTGCTTGCTGTGCATTCAGTATCATTGTGCGTTAACTTGGCAACATCTGTTGCAATCTCTTTCGATCAAGGGTGTGATCGTGAAGGAAAATAAGCCCCTAGCGCGCCGCGCATGCGATCTTGGAAAGCAAGGCGGCTGTGTAAGGCTATTCTGGTGCAtcataaatgaatacttttgtaCTTAATGGATTTTCTTTTATCATGTATGCGGATTATGAGCATTATAGGAAGAGACTCCACAAACAACCCTAGCGTATGCTTTACTCTAACTGAACTGATCTGGTCTGCTCACTACATTCCAGTGAACTGTACACAGTTCTCATGGTCCTACATACAGTTGTGCAGTCAGCGAATTGAAGGCTCTCTTATCTGAGAAGCTCTTGGGTCATTAGCCAGCCCTTTTATTTATGATGATTTTATTGAGAGACCCGTCACTTACTGAGAATGCCCATGTTTGTTATCCATGTAGCTTCTGGGCATCACTACAGTACAGTTAGAGTAACGGATTCTGCTCTAAATGAGGTTTTTGTTGGAAGTCGGTTGTGTAATTATAGCACCAGCATGGCCTGGGTTACCTTGGTAACCACATTTCATTTACAGGTTTCTGTCCAGCTTTATAACAAAGCAACACAGCAGGCAGCAACCAAAACTGGCATGCCACATCTAAGTTGTCATTAGCTGATGGAGGGGAAAATCAAATGTATAATCTGCCACATAATGAGGGTGTTCTGTGCAATCTGATTTAAACATCTGGCTTGTTTTCACAGAACACCCATAAAGGCTTCTCTTTATTCGAGACGACAAATTAGATTTATTCATATTGATTTAACTGTTCTTTTAATGTAGGTTAGTTTATTCGGACAGTACCCCCTCAATATGCTTCTCAGCCTCTGTTTGCACGGACAGTCCAAATCCCAGCACATTTTCATCCAGCATTTCTACACTGTCCAAAGCAGTGCAGATGGCATTCAGTCAGCGGCTCACTGCTGTCGTGCTGAGATCAGTTACTAATTAGCTCTTTTATTGTCTTCTCCCTTCATTATGTACAGATGGAAGAATCCTCAGCACAAGTTTCTACTGCTATTGGATGGACAGTGCCTGATGTATACACAGTGCTGCGATTatcatttttttgggggggggtttaTGAATACAGTTTCATTATGTGCATTATCAGGAGAGGAAATGCTTTGAAGTCACATTTGCGCTGCGATAGCTCAAGTGTAAGGTGTTAACCCCCTAATTCTTTTCTCTGGCAGCTCTAACATGGATTTTGTTTCTATCAGTAGGCCCAATTGAAATGGCTCAGACCAGCTTCACCACACCAACTTAGGGGAAAATTGATATGCTTGACTCAGTCATCTAAACACGCCTCCATATTAAGACTATTAAGTTACAAAGATAATTATGttctgaataaatacataaaaaagaaaaggatgTGGTAAAATTCCCCTCAGATGGTGTGTGTTGTGCGTCCAGCCATTTCACCACAGGATGTGTTTTAATTCTGATCAAATTGATTGGGATGTGCGCCGCATTTGTCTTGTTACATGACGCCGAGTCCTCATCCCCTCACATTGGTACTGTTGTTTAGAAAGAACTGGGTTTCTAGTGGCAGATTAAAGCGTGTACCATAGCAATGAAAATCACTCAATTTTTATTCACCCAAGTTATATTCTACAGGAGCAAGTGTGTGTAGTGATTGGAAAGATTCAGTTGTTGCAGACTTTTGAATTAGGTTTTTATTTTGTGACTTGCCCATGAAGGGTCCAGATCTGCTCTGTCGATCATATAAGATAATATGATATGAACTATTAATCGATCAAAGAAATTGTCCACTGTGATGGCTGATGAAGAGTGCTTGATAGTCATGTGACAAGGCAGATAGGTCTAAATGTGACTTCAGAAGAAGGTTAGAATTTAGAGGGCTTAAACAGCTGAAGCTTATTTAGTACCAGTGAGTGAACTGATGACATATCACCAACAACAGGCCGTCTAAAATGTAGGAAAAGTGATACAGCCAATAATTCTTACATGTCACAGACTAGCAGCATTATTTAGTTGAAGTGTTAGTGCTTGAGACCTTATCCTAGATTGCATCACAAACCTCACTTGATTCTAAATTCTTAAGAATCATGTCAAAATTTATGGTTTCAGTAATGCGCCCCAAATCTGGCATTGCAGTCAGTGTAAGCCCTCTGTCATTGTAAGCTTAAGCTGCTTGAGCCCTAGGCAGAAGATATATGCAGTTTTCACTGTTGTTAATCATGATTTTTAAGTTATTTGGAAATAAGACACCTCTATCCTATACCCCTTCCCCCTCATTATGCCAGAAAGCCCCTCACATAATGTTCTCCGCTTGGATCTGATCTCAACAGGGTGTCGTAGTCAGTCGTCAGCACAGTTCTTAAGTGGCGACCAAGAGCCCTGGGCCTTTAGGGGCGGTCTAGCAGGAGAGTTCCAGGTATCCAATATTGAATTACCAGCAAAATGTTACACGAAGatatattttcaattgttttagaTGTTCATATGGTTGCGAAAGGATATGGGTTGGTCTGTTGAAGGTGAGCTGTCAGCAGCTGCATAGAAAGTGAAGGGGTGTTGAGAGCCACTTGGGCTTTTTAGTGAAGTGTAAACTAAAATGGGTCAGAACTAGTGTTTGGGGTGATGGCGTTTTCTAACCCAGCCTAAATTTGGATTTCTTTCAGCAACTGCCCAAATGAGATGCTGCTTTTCCCCCTGCGCTTGCGTTAGCGCAGCATGGCTAGGTTTTATATTATGACATCTTGTTTCTTTGCAGGAAACAGCGCAAAAATTATCACCACTTTTTGTCTGCGCATGCGTCCACAACACCGCGCTTGCGTGTGCGACTGCGAACCTGCTTAAAGCTCCATGAACAAATGATTACTAATCCATAAACTCGGCGTACTTAACATCTCAGAGTTATTCAGCTATCTTAAATGGTCAGTTAAGGAAAAGGTGTTTTAACCTGGAAATATTTGGTCATGGAGTTTTGCTTTGCGCGCCAGCTTCATTCTTTTCCCTACAGGAAGATCTTGCGCAGCGAAAAAGAGTGGGAAAGGAGCATCTCCTTTAGCCAGTTAAGCCTTTTTCAGACCAAGCCTGcgtaattttgtttcatttttgtttctcagaaaaaaaggtggcAATGATTTTCAGTGGTGCGTAACTTTTGCATGATGTTTACGTGCTCTTGCTGTACACTGACCTACCAGAGAAGCAAGTTTACTTGTGAAGCGATTTATTCCCATGCCATTATTAGGCACATTCTTGTTCAGCTCCATTGTGTGAGGTCAGTTCAGCTTGAGCAGGTAAACAGCAGCCCAAGTTTCAAGTTGCAGTCACATGGTCAAATCTAGAGAGATACTAAACTGTACAATGCTTTTGCTTTGGTCTCCACAGAGACTGTTGCCAATTGATGGGGCTAATGATCTTTTCTACCAGCCACCACCACCAATGCCAACTTCCAAAATCTATTCCATAAGGCCTTACTTTCCCAAAGATGAGGTAGGTTTTCTCAAAACTTCTAACCACTGATATCagccattttattttctatttgcaaAAAAACTCTAGCCATTTGTAAgttcttatttaaaatgtaaagtccaGACAAGGGTCAAGTAACTAGCTAGGTGGTAACTATCTACTGCAGCCTTCTTAATTTGCTTGCACTATTTGCTCTTAAGGCGTAGCTAGTAGTTCATAAGCTTTCCATTTACCTCCAATCATCCAAAAAATgctttctaattaaataattaaaaatgcgtTTCCACTGATACTTAAGCATGTAATACCACAgtagttattttgtaaataacataacatctgtgtaaataattaatgtaaataaaatgcagaaactataccttaaattttttattaataagagGGCAAGAAATACTAATTACAAAAAATTTGTGTTAAAGAGCAATTAagtcatttatttacataatgttctctctttttaaaatgtaaagaagtGTAAATGTATATCTATTGGATTTAAGTAAATTAGGTAAAATATGAGCATTGCATTAATGatgcaattcaatcaatttgttgttttttcaagCTTATCACCAGGCttctataaatatttaatttattcttagagttgcattcaaataattttaatggTGCAACGCAAAATCATTTAGTAGAGGATCATTTGTATTTTAATGCCCATTTACATTGCAACAAGTTGTAGCCTGCACACAGCTGTGCAGCCGGccctaaaatgttaattttgttctTTATGTTGAGGACATGACTTGTCTACGGTAAGCTGTCTGTAGTATGAAAACTCTGTCGATGCTCTGTCTAAATAAAACGTTGCTGTTGGCTGCTTTAATTCCCAGCTGAGGTGTCCCAGTTTAAGCTGTGCTTTTAGGTTTGTTTGCAGCACATCTGAAGCATTCTGCTGAAACAGCAGTCTTGGTCCACCTGTTAGTCCTTAGAGGGCTTGCACTTTGTGGAATGAAAGCTGTCAGATGCCTTCACACACtgcatctctctcactctctgtcctCAGTCTGCTGTCTACAAGATCTGCAAAGAGATGTTCACTGAGGGCTGTGACGGCATCTCTTTCTCAGATGAGTCACCAGACCTTATTGGAGACAGGTGTGCTTTGAGCTTCCACTTTGTTTAGTCACATTAATGTATTGTGGGTGCTTGAATAATAACGTGACCTTTTTTACCATCTTCTTTCTCATTGCAGGTTAGTAGGAGGTTTCCTGACGCTCAGCCCAGACTATGGGTTTGTGCTTGAGGATGAGGAAGGTATCTGTGGCTATGCTCTGGGCACTGTGGATGTCAAACCTTTTGTGAAGAAATGCAAGATGAGTTGGATTCCATTCATGCAGGAGAAATACAACAAACCAGACACAGAGAAGGACCTGTCAGAAGCTGAGGTTAGCATGTCATGTATTCTTCGTATAATTCTATTTATTGAACGATTTATTAACTTCAACAAAATctgaagtttatatatatatatatatatatatatatatatatatatatatatatacagcaactGTACAGAAACTTTAATAATGTTTTCCCCTATAGAAAATGATGCTAAGTTTCCATGAGGAGGAGGAAGGCTTACCAGAATCATTCCTCAGTAACTTCCCATCACTCATTAAAGTGGACATTCACGCAAAGGTTACTGACCCCAGTGTTGCCAAAAGCATGATGGGATGTCTCCTCTCATCATTGAAAGCCAATGGTAGGCAAAGTTTGTTTGTGTGGCATGTGCTTTTATTTAACATGATACATTATTCATTGTTATAGTAATAACATTGTTATTACATGGAGTACTGGTAATTAAATACATTGTACATTAAAGCTGCTTTTAAATTCTGAGTGATCTTCCCTCTCTTACCACACTTGACTTTGACTTTAGTAAGCAGTGTTTATAGTTCATACATTTCGGATGTTAACATGTTAGAGGACTTGTGTGATTTGTTTAAATTCTTTGTTTCATAAACGTATCTTTTCCTCCTTGGTTGTCAGGTTCACATGGTGCTTTCTGTGAGGTCCGCCAGATGGACAAACGGATGTTGGACTTTTATAGCAAACTGGGCTGCTTTGAAGTGGCCAAAATGGAGGGATTCCCAAAAGATGTTATAATAATGGGGAGGAGTTTGTGAATCTGAGctgctggaaaaaaaaagaaaaaaaaaaaaaaaaagagtacagcGGGAGCCTTGCAGAAATTACACAAAGCTTTGGCCCCAACACGCTACCTGTTCATGTGACTATCACAAGTTTTGTAATGGCAACTCTGGTGACTTGTAGCTTCATTCACATCATATCTCGAATGCACTTCTAGAAATGTAGGTGCTGTTATTTCACTTTGCCAGTGCGTGGTGGAAGTGGGTGTACACGCATGCACACATTGGTGTGttcagaaatgaaaaaataattgaaGTGGCTCTGCAAGGTTAATTCAGGACGCATGAGTAACTTTGAGTTTTTTTCTGGTGTACCGTTTGCTTGAGTTGGCCCACTAAATCTCTTAAGATATGGCTGAGTTGCAGTTTGTGTTCAGTATATGTGCATGTTTAAGTTAACGTCTAGTTCCTAGACTGAAAACTTGCCATTACTTGATAGGAGACATCTTCActttactgtttttaatatttcatttcagtGCTTTATATGTTCAAAGCAATAATCTAGAAGGACTTCATAACTTCATGTTATTGCTTTCTAGGACATTGTAATACATTTCCAGATTCAAACAGGGTCTGTGAGCTCTCTTATGGAGAACACAAGCTATCCTTTGAGGTTTGGGATGCTGCTCTattatttagaaaagaaaaaaaactgaaattgaacTTTGAGCAGGCAGAAGTAAATACAGTTCAAATCTGTTGTCTTTAAGACTGCATGGGGTACTTTTGTGTAAACCTTTAGCATGTGTATCTTTTAGggataaaattttttattttgtacaaaaacgCCTTTTGGCTCTTGCCCTTCTCTGGAATATATTTGAGGGTAATGAAAAAAGTAATTTCCTACAGTTCTTTGTTTAAAATGGTAAATTATACAATTCTAAGACACAACAGGGTTGCATTAAAATTCTGAGATGCTGATGTTTACCAAAAGAAAAAGAAGTACAAATTGTATTGTAAACCTCAAGACCAATGCCCTGACACTaatcaaaatgaaaactgaaaataaatgctCGTACATTAGTGAATTATCATAAAGATACCAgagatatttatttttctgatgccTGAAGAGAATAACATGGCTTGTTCTTTAATGACCGTCTTCCTCTTTAtcagtatatttaaaaatccCTACAGTTGAAGTCCGCTCTGCATTGTAAGTGCTAGGATTGTTTTCCTGAATGTAGCTGCGAAAGAAACTCTGTATTTACTCCCTTTTTTTAACCAAAGttactaaggtttttttttttttttgtattgtatagtGCTATATTCTGAAAAACTAAATGAGCACAAAAGGCTCCTGCAGATTTCCATGTATAATGTTTAAAATGCCTGagttaaagaaaaatgtaaatagttttgTGCATGTGATGGGCCAACAGgtgggggtgtttttttttttttttttttttctctcccaattAAGGGAAATTTGTACCCCAAAATTGGTTATCTCTACATGGCCTGttgcttcattttatttttgtcgaTCACATCCAATGTAAagggcttttctttttttaaagtcatatccaatgtatatatttaaaaaatgaaaaccttTCTGTACTTTGATGTAATTATGATTCTGTATATGTAATATAGTTGTAATTTCTGAAAGAGTTGTATGTAGTTAAAATggctattaaaatgttaaatagaaaagaaaaaaaatcagtggtTAGTgagttaaatgaaaaatgttttcttgtgcCACAGTTTCTACACCTTGCGAAAAAATGTTTGTCATGGCTTTCTTAAAACGTTGCAGGtggtaaaattgtaaaattttattgcATGCTAGTATATGTAATTAACTGTCTTGGGGGGGTTAGttaaaacgaataaatgacttTCAAAACAAAAACCACATCAATGAGGACAAATCAATGTGGTAttaaattttgtaaaaacatctttattattgagaTATTGTGCCAAATTAGTAAACAACAAGACAaaagaccatagacagtaaagtcTAGCCCACTTCCGTGTCCATGTCGATGACGTCTTGATTCTTGCGACGGTTTTCGTGTACTCGTCACATGTGTTTTGAAAACTCGACCTGCACTGTAGATATTATAGCCTCTATTAAAAGTGATTTTAGTAGTATTTGAACAATTATGTCGTTTGTGGAGGACGAAGTATCAGACAGTGGAGTGGAATCGCGCTCGCGGTTGGAAAGCTATGTGTTCAGTAAGATCAACACTGGCGAGCTGCATGTTTTGTACTTTTGCTAACACGTGGGACAACGACAATTGTCTTTCCTTGTAATTGTGTTTAACGTTCATCAAAAGAACCCTGGGTCACTGTGCATCAATATATAGTTCAAACGCCGTCGTTTTCTATAATTCcattcatttaatgcatttaaattatataaagctatttaatattttggttttggaTTCCTTTAGGTTGCCAGTTGTCTTCTGAAGTTCCATTTTACACATTTCAAGCAGATGAAGATGACGATGTGGAACATTTTCTCGAGCTTAGAACGGTTCGTAGACTGTTTTGTTGCAAGAACAGTCCGcttatgttgttttaaaactGAATGGTGACTGCCTTGTTCTacgaacaaacaaataatttgggTTTAATACGGAggtgaaataattatattttatttctgcctgattaatgcttttaaatcagtatgaaattaaaatgcaccccgtttaatttattttataaatgcatattatagatATGAATATTTTAACAATTGAACTgtacatgtttgtttatttagacctttttaaatatttaatcaaagtGTTCTAACTGACTTCTTTCTGGTGACATGTATaggacttctccaatcatttaaattaaattaaatgtatgcatttagcagactcttttatccaaagtgacttacagtgcattcaggctaacttttttacctaacatgtgttcagAAGTCATTTAAAGATGTTTGCAGATCCTAAAAAATATTGCAGGCAAAAAGATTCATTGTCTATTGTCCATAGACTAGAacaatgaagcacagctcacaccaaagtcactttcaaaccaaatcAGCTCTCTGACATTGAAAGCACAAAGCAGTGAATCCATGTGACCTGCTTGAATATGTAGAGGTCACATTAAACTGCCTCCACTTTCTCAAAATCCAGTGAACAACCGATGAATAGAACCAGGTCCTTGTCCTACAATATTACTTTTCTGATGGATGTCACAGTATAGAAGAAAGGATCTGTAGTTGCTTGATGATCTGCTTTTAAAAGCATAACTATTTACATTTCCCCCAAACCATTAGATTTGTCTGGGTGATGGTGCCAAGGAGGAGAATAATGTTGTGGAAGTGACTGCTATGAATCACCAAGGAAAGAAAATATCAGTGCCTGTAGCTAATCTCAACATTTCCTGCCTGCCTATGGTAATGCAACATATATTTGAGTTCCTTTTTTCAATTCTGCtgttgtacattataaatgttccAACATATTGCAAGTTTTGAAATCAGTTTTCTTACTCAGGTGAACCTCGGAGAGTTTGAGTTGATGGCTCCTGTCACACTACGCCTGAAGTCTGGAACTGGACCAGTGACCGTCAGTGGGTTACATTTAGTTGGTGAGGAATACAACACTGTTTCGCGAGCACACAGTAGTTCTTTGTCACAAAATTGCAAAGCtgttttatcttttgttttgaaaatgaatgaTGCTAATAAATTCTCCTTCAGCCACAGAGAATGAAGGGTCTGAATTatcagatgaagatgatgatgatgaagtcaGTGAGGAGGAAATGCCCTCAATCAAACCAGCCAAGAAAAAGCAGAAAGCTTAATTAAAGATGTTAACACCAGACCTTTATGTTTTATCCAGTATTAGACTTAATGATCTACTATGGGATGTGACGAAGAGTGATtaggaatttaatggaatgttGTACTTCCAGATATGGTTGCAAGTGTTAAATAGAAAGGTTAAAGCCTCATTACAACCAGATCCATGAACATCCATGTTGATTAATGTACTCAATACTGTTACTTATGTGTATGTAAGTGACTGCCAACATCAACTTCAGACTAGCTCTCAGTTCAGGGACTGAGAATTCACAATTAGTCCTGTTCCCACTGAGGCCTTAAGTGAGGCACTTGATGCCGGGTTGATTCCATATTCCATACATACTGTGAAATGATATAGACCGTGACGGCCTGTCACTCATCTGCCTTTGGGGAAAATACCAGCATTCTTCTCTACAGATATTCCTCTCATACTgctttgtttgaattttttttttttttaaattggcaaTCAGGGTTTTTATATCCTAGTCCCTTTTAGAAGGACTGATAGAGTGAATTTTTGCATGGTGCGTTTTATGTCGAGATCAGTCTAGAAGGACTTGCCATGGTTGccttttttgtattttcacaGATTTGTTTACAGATTCTATAAATAAAATTAGTTGTTTTAATAGAATCAGTGCAATGTTGCATTTTTAAAAGCTCACTTTATAACTGGTTTGGCAGATTTGGTTCTGTAGCACTGATGATGAAAGCTGTAATAATTTCTGTGTTTGGTACAATTACATCagctgtctgaaaaaaaaaaacagagagttaTCATTATCATGATATTGTACAGAATGAACATTCTCAATATTTgattataattatatac
This window of the Carassius gibelio isolate Cgi1373 ecotype wild population from Czech Republic chromosome B13, carGib1.2-hapl.c, whole genome shotgun sequence genome carries:
- the npm3 gene encoding nucleoplasmin-3, with the translated sequence MSFVEDEVSDSGVESRSRLESYVFSCQLSSEVPFYTFQADEDDDVEHFLELRTICLGDGAKEENNVVEVTAMNHQGKKISVPVANLNISCLPMVNLGEFELMAPVTLRLKSGTGPVTVSGLHLVATENEGSELSDEDDDDEVSEEEMPSIKPAKKKQKA